The genomic window GGATATACATAGGCACAGCAGGGAGGACGATTTACGGCTTCGCAGCAAACGGCTACTTGCCGGGGGTTTTCCTCAAGATAGGAAGGACCAAGGTCCCAGTGATATCCTTTATAGCTGCTACTGCCATAGGAGCCATATTCCTCCTACCGTTCCCCGCGTGGATAGCCTTAGTGGGTTTCATATCCTCTGCTACCGTCTTCACTTACATAATGGGAGGGATAGGGCTACAGACGCTGAGGAAGACCGCTCCAGATCTCAAGAGGAACTATAGACTCCCTGGGGCTTCAATCATAGCACCAATAGCTACCCTGGCCGCTGGACTCATAGTGTACTGGTCTGGGTTTACGACTTTGTTCTACGTGGTAACTGCAGTGTTCATAGGACTGCCGATCTTCTTCGGCTACTACGCTTACAAGGTCTACAAGGCTAAGGCAAGCCTGGCAATGCTCTTAGGAGTAGTGGACGTGATAGCGGTGGTACTAGACTCCTACTTCTTCTACACGGGTACCTCGAGCTTGACGGTTCCAGACCCAATAGCGTTCCTCATCTACTTGCTCGTAATGGCTGGTGCCATAATATTCAGCATTATCACGTTAATGTCCGTCGTCCCAGACAACGTGAGGACTGAGATAAAGGCAGGGTACTGGTTGTTGGGCTTGATCTTCTCCATCCTAGTGTTCTCGTACTTCGGAGGTTTCGGGCCCTACGGTGTAACAGCGCCAATACCGTTCCCTTGGGACACGGTAGTGGCGGCTGCCGACATCCTAGTGTTCCACTACTTCGCGGTCAAGAGCGGGATAAGGACTGAGGCAATAGAGGAGATAATAGAGGAGACAAAGGAACCATAACGCAAAACTATTAAATGCTGTTTCCCTTTTTCTTCCCATGTCATGTGAGGGCATTCACTCCATAGCTTCTGGTCCGATTGAATTCCCTGAGCTCGTTTACTCCTTTGTAGTGTGCGACGAGAAGATAGTAATGGTGGATGCGGGTGTCTTCAACACAGTAATGGACGTGAGCTTCCTGGACAGGCTGAACTACCTCGTGATCACTCACGTCCACTTGGACCACATAGGTGGGGTCTCCGAGCTGGTCCAGAGGTATAAGCCAAAAGTGATAGTGTACCAGGGGTACTCCAAGTACTTGAGGGATACGAGGCAGTTGAACGAGAGCGCTAGGAAAGTGTTAGGCGACCTCGTAGACATCTACGGTGAAGTTGAGGGGGTTGACGCGGACTTCCTAGAGGTAAAGGGCGGGGAGGAGATAAACCTTGGTAGGCAAAAGATGAAAGTGGTATACACGCCGGGCCACGCTAAGCATCACATCTCAGTGATGATAGGCGACGTCCTTTACACTGGGGACTCTGCAGGAGGGAGGATTAACGGTATCCCTATCCCAACCACCCCACCACCCTTCGACCACTTGAAGTACTTGGAGAGCTTGAAGTTGCAGATTTCCCTCAAACCTAGGATGGTGGGGCTCTCCCACGGGGGGCTTGCTCCTGGACGCCACTTGGAGGAGCACTACGACCAAATGGTCGAGAAGAAGTACCGAGTAGAGATTGACATCGGAGGTATCCAGGGGGAAATCCTCAGGAAGCACCTCGAGATAAACTACAGAGGAATAGAGGAGTCTTTAGCTAAAGAAAAGCAATAAAACCCTCTCGACCTATTCATACCCATGAAATATACTGAGACTGCTCCTAAGCTCTTCATGAACACCGGTACTAGGTTCCCGAGGAAGGTCATATGGGCCATGGGGCTAGTGAAGCTAGCTTGCGCTAGGGTTAACGCTAGCTTGGGCTACCTCGACAGGGAAATCGCAGAGGCAATAGAGAAGGCATCGCTGGAGCTAATGGAGGGCAAACACGACGACAAGATAGTCCTGGACGTCTTCCAGACGGGATCTGGAACTGGGCTAAACATGAATGTCAACGAGGTACTCGCAGAGAGGGCGTCAGAGCTCTCGGGAAAGAATGTGCACCCCAACGACCACGTCAACATGGGGCAGTCTTCCAACGACACCGTACCCACCGCCATTAGGATAGCCTCTGTGGCAAACGCCGTGGAGAAGGTAGTTCCCACCTTAGAGAACATGCTTTACACCTTAAACAAGAAAGCAGAGGAGTACAAGGACGTGGTAAAGTCCGGAAGGACCCACTTGAGGGACGCACTGCCCGTTACGCTAGGGCAGGAGCTGGGGGCCTACTACGATGCCTTCAAGCACGACCTAGAGCAGTTGAATAACGTGCTAGAGTACGTTAAGGAGTTGCCTATAGGTGGTAGCGCTGTTGGCACTGGGCTCAACGCCGACCCACGCTTCCAGGAGCTCGTGGTACAGGAGGTGAACAAGGTCACTGGGCTGGGCTTCAAACCAGCGAACAAGTTTAGGGCCATGAGGTTCCTCACTGACATGCTCTTGCTTAGTGGAGTGCTAAGGAACGTGGCGGCGGAGCTCTATAGGGTCGGGCAGGACTTCAGGCTAATGTTCTCGGGGCCCTTCACTTCCATTGGGGAGATAGACCTTCCAACGCAGGAGGAGATAGCGGGAAGTAGTATAATGCCCGGGAAGACTAACCCAGTAACGGTAGAGGCCACGCTCTTAGTTTCTGCGCAAGTCATGGGCCTAGACCACGCAAACCAAATTGCGTCAATGCTGGGAGAGTTCGAGCTCTCCATGGGCGTCCCGTTAATGGGATACAACGTAGTCACCCAAGAGAACTTGATAGCGGAGGCGCTTAACAAGTTCGCCTCTCTAGTAGTGGAGGGAATGCAACCCAACGTTGAGAAGATGAAGAGGTACGCCGAGAGCAGTCCCTCCCTCATCACGGTGCTCTCGCCATTGATAGGCTACGACAAGGCCTCGCAAATTGGCAAAATGCTCAACAAGGGCATTTCAATAAGGGAGGCGCTAAGGGAACTGGGGTTTAAGGACGAGGAAATAGATAGGGTCTTGGACTTGCATGAACTAGTAAAACCAGGAATTAGGGTGAAAAAGTGAGCTGGAAGATAAAGGATTCTAACGAGAAGAGAGAGGTCAAGGACGTATCTTGTTCCGTGGACGAGATTGTGGACTCAGTTGAGGTCAAGAGGATCTGCAAGAAGTACAACATAAAGCTTATGGACGCCCACAGAATTGTCAGTGACGTACTAATAAAGGTCCTCAAGGAGAGGTCAATGAAGGTAGAACAGCTCTTCATCAAGTACAGCTATGGCAGACAAGGGATAATGGAGCTGGCGTTGGAGGCAGTGAGGCAGGGAAACAGGATGGGAGTGGTCAATGTCAAGTTGGGAGAGGGTAGCCTAGAAGAAGAGTTCAAGAAGCTCACCTCTTAAACACTACTCCTTTTTCAGTTACCTTTACCTCCTTGCTCACTTCTACTAATATCGACTTTGCCACTACTTCGTTGAGGAACACGTTGGCAGGGGAGAGCTTGTTTCCTAGCTTCACCACTACCTCTTCTGCAGTAAGTTCTTGGCCCGTTATGGCGTTCTTTACCTTCTCCACCAGCTTCTTGTTGTACTCGACGTTAAACTTGAGGATCTCCTCCACCTTCCTCTTGTCAGTGTACACGGGGCCGTGGGAGAGGAAGACGTAGTCTACCCCCCTTATAAGCTCGGCGAGCTTCTCTAGGCTCTCCTGAGCCTTCCAGAAGTCCACGTAAAAGGGAAAGACGAAGGACTCCAACACCTTTTGCCCAAAGAAGGCGTCTCCAACGTATAGCACGTTGTCTATTATGAACCCCGAGTGCCCGGGCGTGTGGCCAGGGAGAGGGATGACCTCGACCTCTGGGTCGCTGAACTCGGCCTTAAGTTCCTCCTTGATCAAGTCGTAGGAGAACAACCCCGAGTCCTTGGAGCTGAAGCCGTAGGTCATGCATCTCCTCCCTATCAAGTTTAACGTCCAGTAGTCCTCCCTCGGAATGAACTTCTTCTTGGCCTCCTTAAAGAGCCCAGCTATGTGGTCCATGTGGCCGTGAGTGGCAAGCTGCACCTCTGCCTTTAAGTCAAGGGAGGCGTTCCTCCCCCCTTGGTCTATCACTACCCTCTCGTCGTATATGAGAGTGTTTGGGCTACTAGGGATCACTTGTATTTTTCCGATTATCATTTCTTACCATCTTTTGCTTAATTCTCCTCGGGAACTTAAATGGATTTTCAATAATTTTTATATATTAGGGTAACCCTAAATTCAAATCAGGATAGGGACGCTGGCGGGTTACGTCTTAAGCGTTGAAGATTTGGGGCTACTGGAGAGGGCTAGCATAGAGGAGAAGAGGAAAGGGGAGAGAAAGCTGAGGGAACTTAAGGCAATGGGGACAGTGCCGTTCCTCAAGGGAGTTAAGGGAAGTGTAGAGGTAGTGTCAATACATAGGGGGATGGGGCTGGAAGGCGTGTTTTGTCCAGATTCCTTAAGCCTTGTTAGGATAAGAAGACCGTAAGACCGCACTAGAACCCCTTTGGTAGGCCATCATCAGTAATAAGTGGGGAAATGCAATATAATCTGTGGACAAGGGGATAAGACTTCTCACGGCGTCTGACGTATTGTTGGCTGAGGCAGATGACCTCCTCTCCAAGGGAGACGTGGTACAAGCCTCTGAGAAGTACTACAAGGCCGCAGAGGAGGCAGTAAAGCTCTTGGTGAAGTCCTTGAACTTACAGGAGATATTGGAGAAGGTGAAAGAAGACAAGACGTGGAAGTCTTCAACCCTTTTTAGATCTGCTAAGGCGATAGCTAGGCAGTTAGGGAACAACGAGGTCGCAAAGGTGTGGAGAGTCGCTTGGTACGTTCGCGTGCTTGGCTTTCACGAAATGAAGCTCACGCGTGAGAGGCTGACCGAGCTGTCTTCAGTTATTCACGGTATAAAGAGGTTCTTGGACTAGTATGAGAGCCTGCCCACTGCCGGGAGTACCCTCGAGTACACCTCAACGCTCTTCTTTAGCTCCTCCCTACTCGTGGTGAGGCGGTGTTTGTAAATGTGTATTATCCTCTCCATTATCTCTAAGCTGTAGTACTTTGAGGCTGAGGAGATTATGGAGACCGAGGTCTTTGGTTCCTCCCTAATTATCCTTATTCCTTCCTCGTAGGCCTTGATCACGTTGTCCGCCCCTTCCCTGGCGTAGATCACGCAGGGTGGGGCTAGGACTCCCAACCTCCCCATCTCCTCCTCGAAGCTCTCCCCAACCCTTACCTCAATGCCCACTAACGCCAGCCCTCCTCTCTCGCTCTCCTCCACCGCCCTCTCAGGAGTAGTGTTTACAACCTCCTTCCCCGTGAGCAGGGCGTAAAGTCTAGCGTTGTAGTCTGCTAAAGTCCCCTGCCTGACAGTGTAGATCCTCTTCGACTCCTTGTTCCCGAGAAGGGAGTACATGTCCACGTATACGCCCGCCACAAGCTTGTAGTTTACGCCTATCTTGGTCACGTTTGTTACCGAGTCTAGGACTACGTCTCCTATGCCTTGGTACTCGCAGGAGTTCCTCAGCTCGAAGTCCAGCTTCCCGTAGACCTTTGCAACAAGTAGCGGGAAGGAGACTGGGCCAGCAAAGGGAGCGGTAACTAGCATAGTCTACTTCTCCACTAACGCGATAATATGCTTTAATGCCTCTCCAGGCTCTACCTTAAACAAGTGGCTCCTGTTCAGCTTGTCGTCGCTTGAGCCAAAGTCCTTAACCGAGGGGAAGCTGGATAGGGACGACGCTATATTCCTCTCTTCAGCGTTTACCACTAGGACGCCCAAGGGCTCGCACAGCTCCGAGAGGAAGTCCACGTGCCAGTGTCTCCTCTCCTTTTCCCTGTTCAAGTGCCTTGACACCCTTTTGTCGCAGTAGTTACCACATGAACCCACATATGCGTAATATCCCCCCTCTAAGTGGAAAGTCCTACCCTTAGTTATCACGTCCCCTCCCATACAACTAAAGAACACCAAGTAGCCCTTCACTCGTTAAGTATGAGGTACTCAAAGAAGAAGTTTTTGGTAATAACCGTAAATAAATTACTTGAGTAACATAGGAAAATTTTTTAGTATAGTTTTTATGATAAGTAAACTAAGTGGGTTTGAATGGTAGTCGAGTCGAACTGTGAGATACCCGAGAACTTGTTCTACTACATAGAAGGTAAAAACACGGTTTGGGCAAAGCTTGAAGGTGATCTACTAATAGTTGGGATAACCGACATTGCCCAGACCATGGCTGGCAAAGTTGTGAGGGTTAGGATAAAGAAGAAGGGCACTAAGGTCGAGAAGGGCAAGCCAATTGCGACTATGGAGAGCGGTAAGTGGGCAGGCCCAGTTCCAGCCCCAGTCAGCGGGGAAATAGTTGAGGCCAACGCTGAAGTTGAGAAGAACCCGATCTTGGTCAACCAGGATCCGTACGGCAAGGGCTGGATAGTGAAGATGAAGCCTAACAACATGGAGGACGTGAAGCAGCTCTATAGTGGCAACGCGGCGGTCTCTAAGCTAAAGGAGCTCATTGCCAGCGAGAAACTCTCCTGCAAGAGGCTATGAAATGAACTGGCGCTTCGTTGAGCTCCCCCCCCAAGACGGCTACCACATGGTCACGTCCTTTATCGCAGTAGCCGACTACGTGAGCAAAGGGGGGAAAGACACACTACTCCTTTTTTCCGTAAAGGAACCGTTCGTTAACGTGGGCGTTCACCAAGAGGTATGGCTTGAGGTAGACCTCGACTTTACCAAGGCCCACAACATTCCGGTTGTGAGGAGAGACCTAGGAGGGGGGACTGTAGTAATCACCCAGGGGGAGCACGACTACTTTATCGTGATAAAGGCAAATGAAGCACCTAGGGACCCTGTAAAGCTCTACTCAACTTACTTAACGCCAATAGTGAACGTGCTGAGGGACTACGGGCTCAACGCGTCGCTGAGGGACCAAGACATAGTGGTTAACGGCAAGAAGATAAGCGGTAACGGCGCCATGAACTACGAGAACGCCGTCGTGATAGCCGGGAACATATTAATGGAGCTGGACGTGGACTTGATGAGCAAGTGCATTAAGGTACCCTCAGTGAAGTTCAGGGACAAGATGGCCAAGGACATGAGGGACTGGCTCACCTCGCTAAAGGACGAGCTCGGCTACGTGCCCCCGAGGGAGGAGCTGAACAAGAGGATAAAGCAGGCGTTTGAGAGGGACCTAGGCATAAAGTTCGAGGACTCCCAGCTCACTCCGGAGGAAATAGAGATGTGGGAAAAGCTGGCGGAGGACAAGAGGAGGGAAGAGTGGGTGTACTACAAGGACAACCGTCACCCAGAGCTGAGGACGGAGAGGTGCGTCAAGATATCCTCTGCCGTCGCGTTCTGCCACCTCGATTACAAGGCCAGGAAGCTCATAAGGCTTACAGTGAAGTTCGTGGAGGGTAAGCTAGAGGAGGTGTCCATCTCGGGAGACTTCTTCGTCATGTCGCCTAAGGGTTTCGTCGAGTACTTAGAGGACTACTTGAGGGGGTCTAGACCAGAGGAGATAGGCGAGAGGATAGACAAGGCGTTTGAAGAGAAGAAACCAGTCATCTTCGGCTTCACAAAGGAGGACTTGAAGAACGCGTTCAACGAGGTCTTGAAAAAACCGGAAGTGCAAGAGGTTATATAGACAGGACAGCTAGGATTTCCCTTTCACTGACGTCCCCAAGTAAGCTCCTTGCGTCAAC from Candidatus Aramenus sp. CH1 includes these protein-coding regions:
- a CDS encoding PaREP1 family protein gives rise to the protein MDKGIRLLTASDVLLAEADDLLSKGDVVQASEKYYKAAEEAVKLLVKSLNLQEILEKVKEDKTWKSSTLFRSAKAIARQLGNNEVAKVWRVAWYVRVLGFHEMKLTRERLTELSSVIHGIKRFLD
- a CDS encoding DUF3834 domain-containing protein is translated as MLVTAPFAGPVSFPLLVAKVYGKLDFELRNSCEYQGIGDVVLDSVTNVTKIGVNYKLVAGVYVDMYSLLGNKESKRIYTVRQGTLADYNARLYALLTGKEVVNTTPERAVEESERGGLALVGIEVRVGESFEEEMGRLGVLAPPCVIYAREGADNVIKAYEEGIRIIREEPKTSVSIISSASKYYSLEIMERIIHIYKHRLTTSREELKKSVEVYSRVLPAVGRLSY
- a CDS encoding DUF123 domain-containing protein, whose amino-acid sequence is MKGYLVFFSCMGGDVITKGRTFHLEGGYYAYVGSCGNYCDKRVSRHLNREKERRHWHVDFLSELCEPLGVLVVNAEERNIASSLSSFPSVKDFGSSDDKLNRSHLFKVEPGEALKHIIALVEK
- a CDS encoding lipoate--protein ligase family protein, whose amino-acid sequence is MNWRFVELPPQDGYHMVTSFIAVADYVSKGGKDTLLLFSVKEPFVNVGVHQEVWLEVDLDFTKAHNIPVVRRDLGGGTVVITQGEHDYFIVIKANEAPRDPVKLYSTYLTPIVNVLRDYGLNASLRDQDIVVNGKKISGNGAMNYENAVVIAGNILMELDVDLMSKCIKVPSVKFRDKMAKDMRDWLTSLKDELGYVPPREELNKRIKQAFERDLGIKFEDSQLTPEEIEMWEKLAEDKRREEWVYYKDNRHPELRTERCVKISSAVAFCHLDYKARKLIRLTVKFVEGKLEEVSISGDFFVMSPKGFVEYLEDYLRGSRPEEIGERIDKAFEEKKPVIFGFTKEDLKNAFNEVLKKPEVQEVI
- a CDS encoding MBL fold metallo-hydrolase; this encodes MIIGKIQVIPSSPNTLIYDERVVIDQGGRNASLDLKAEVQLATHGHMDHIAGLFKEAKKKFIPREDYWTLNLIGRRCMTYGFSSKDSGLFSYDLIKEELKAEFSDPEVEVIPLPGHTPGHSGFIIDNVLYVGDAFFGQKVLESFVFPFYVDFWKAQESLEKLAELIRGVDYVFLSHGPVYTDKRKVEEILKFNVEYNKKLVEKVKNAITGQELTAEEVVVKLGNKLSPANVFLNEVVAKSILVEVSKEVKVTEKGVVFKR
- a CDS encoding MBL fold metallo-hydrolase translates to MSCEGIHSIASGPIEFPELVYSFVVCDEKIVMVDAGVFNTVMDVSFLDRLNYLVITHVHLDHIGGVSELVQRYKPKVIVYQGYSKYLRDTRQLNESARKVLGDLVDIYGEVEGVDADFLEVKGGEEINLGRQKMKVVYTPGHAKHHISVMIGDVLYTGDSAGGRINGIPIPTTPPPFDHLKYLESLKLQISLKPRMVGLSHGGLAPGRHLEEHYDQMVEKKYRVEIDIGGIQGEILRKHLEINYRGIEESLAKEKQ
- a CDS encoding glycine cleavage system protein H, translating into MVVESNCEIPENLFYYIEGKNTVWAKLEGDLLIVGITDIAQTMAGKVVRVRIKKKGTKVEKGKPIATMESGKWAGPVPAPVSGEIVEANAEVEKNPILVNQDPYGKGWIVKMKPNNMEDVKQLYSGNAAVSKLKELIASEKLSCKRL
- a CDS encoding lyase family protein, with the protein product MKYTETAPKLFMNTGTRFPRKVIWAMGLVKLACARVNASLGYLDREIAEAIEKASLELMEGKHDDKIVLDVFQTGSGTGLNMNVNEVLAERASELSGKNVHPNDHVNMGQSSNDTVPTAIRIASVANAVEKVVPTLENMLYTLNKKAEEYKDVVKSGRTHLRDALPVTLGQELGAYYDAFKHDLEQLNNVLEYVKELPIGGSAVGTGLNADPRFQELVVQEVNKVTGLGFKPANKFRAMRFLTDMLLLSGVLRNVAAELYRVGQDFRLMFSGPFTSIGEIDLPTQEEIAGSSIMPGKTNPVTVEATLLVSAQVMGLDHANQIASMLGEFELSMGVPLMGYNVVTQENLIAEALNKFASLVVEGMQPNVEKMKRYAESSPSLITVLSPLIGYDKASQIGKMLNKGISIREALRELGFKDEEIDRVLDLHELVKPGIRVKK